A window of the Paenibacillus woosongensis genome harbors these coding sequences:
- a CDS encoding alpha-glucuronidase family glycosyl hydrolase yields the protein MNSNYDLAWLRYGGASVERSAAIQLFEGYLSNIVAAGEGSSPLFRTAVQELTEGLAKLTGKQPAVEPNAAADRFVALGTIGGAGNPLLNESVEGAEAARLGEEGYIIRKAVREGKDYIVIAGGSDKGLLYGVFHFLRLLQTAGQSPDGLNLVEAPKYQLRMVNQWDNMDGSIERGYAGQSIFYQDSKIVSDLTRVREYARLLASVGINGIAINNVNVHEVETKLITPELLPDVARVADVFREYGIRLYLSVNFAAPIELGDTSTADPLEPAVQEWWKQRAADIYRYVADFGGFLVKADSENRPGPFTYGRDHADGANMLAEALEPYGGLVLWRCFVYDCHQDWRDRKTDRARAAYDHFKPLDGRFKDNVILQIKNGPMDFQVREPVSPLFGAMKQTNQMLEFQITQEYTGQQRHVCYLIPQWKEVLEFDTLCEGEGSKVKDIVAGQVHPYKHSGITAVSSIGDDYNWTGHYLAQSNLYGYGRLLWNPELSAEEIAEEWTSMTFGVNQDVASTILDILMESWPTYESYTSPLGVGWMVVPHYHYGPDVDGYEYSKWGTYHFADRDGIGVDRTLATGTGYSHQYVGANAALYDSLESCPDELLLFFHHVPYTYVLKSGKTVIQHIYDTHFAGVEQVEKWIARWDALESKLDPQRFAHVKERLLEQLESAKHWRDVINTYFYRKSGIKDQHNRVIY from the coding sequence ATGAACAGCAATTATGATTTGGCATGGCTGCGATACGGCGGAGCGTCAGTGGAACGTTCGGCAGCGATTCAGCTATTTGAAGGGTATTTGAGCAATATCGTGGCAGCGGGCGAAGGGTCCTCGCCGTTGTTCCGCACAGCGGTGCAAGAGTTGACGGAGGGTCTCGCCAAGCTGACAGGCAAGCAGCCTGCGGTAGAGCCGAATGCAGCCGCGGATCGCTTTGTGGCTCTAGGAACCATCGGCGGTGCCGGCAATCCTCTGCTTAACGAATCGGTGGAGGGAGCAGAAGCGGCTCGCCTAGGGGAAGAAGGGTATATCATCCGCAAGGCAGTCCGTGAAGGCAAGGATTATATTGTTATTGCCGGGGGATCGGATAAAGGGCTGCTTTACGGTGTATTTCATTTCCTGCGCTTGCTGCAGACGGCGGGTCAATCTCCCGATGGGCTGAATTTGGTCGAAGCGCCGAAGTATCAGCTGCGGATGGTCAACCAGTGGGATAATATGGACGGAAGCATTGAGCGCGGATATGCGGGCCAGTCGATATTTTATCAGGACAGCAAAATCGTCTCCGACTTGACTCGCGTACGGGAATATGCCAGATTGCTGGCCTCCGTTGGCATTAACGGTATCGCCATTAATAACGTGAACGTGCACGAGGTAGAAACGAAGCTGATTACGCCTGAGCTTCTGCCTGACGTTGCCCGGGTTGCTGATGTATTCCGCGAGTACGGCATTCGCCTCTATCTCAGCGTGAATTTTGCCGCGCCGATCGAGCTGGGCGACACGTCCACGGCTGACCCGCTGGAGCCAGCGGTACAGGAATGGTGGAAGCAGCGGGCAGCGGACATTTACCGTTATGTTGCCGATTTTGGCGGATTCCTGGTCAAAGCGGACTCGGAGAACCGCCCGGGACCATTCACCTATGGACGGGATCATGCGGACGGAGCCAATATGCTGGCTGAAGCGCTGGAGCCTTACGGCGGACTCGTATTGTGGAGATGCTTCGTCTACGATTGCCATCAGGACTGGCGGGATCGCAAAACCGACCGGGCCCGCGCGGCATACGACCATTTCAAGCCGCTTGACGGCAGATTCAAGGACAATGTCATTCTGCAAATCAAGAACGGCCCGATGGATTTCCAGGTCAGAGAGCCGGTATCGCCGTTGTTCGGAGCCATGAAGCAGACAAATCAGATGCTGGAGTTTCAAATCACCCAGGAATATACGGGACAGCAAAGACATGTATGCTATTTGATTCCGCAGTGGAAAGAAGTGCTCGAATTCGACACCCTCTGCGAGGGAGAAGGCAGCAAGGTGAAGGATATCGTCGCCGGGCAGGTTCATCCGTATAAACATAGCGGGATTACAGCGGTATCCAGCATTGGCGATGATTATAATTGGACGGGCCATTATCTCGCCCAATCCAACCTGTATGGGTACGGCCGGCTGCTGTGGAATCCGGAGTTGAGCGCGGAGGAGATTGCTGAGGAATGGACGAGCATGACCTTTGGCGTGAACCAGGATGTGGCGAGTACGATCCTGGACATTCTGATGGAATCCTGGCCGACCTATGAGAGCTATACGTCCCCGCTAGGCGTGGGCTGGATGGTTGTGCCGCATTATCACTATGGACCTGACGTGGACGGCTACGAATATTCCAAATGGGGAACGTACCATTTCGCGGATCGGGACGGCATCGGTGTAGACCGGACCCTGGCTACGGGTACGGGATATTCCCACCAATATGTTGGCGCTAATGCAGCATTATATGATAGTCTGGAATCTTGTCCGGATGAGCTGCTGCTATTTTTCCACCATGTTCCTTATACCTATGTACTAAAATCCGGCAAGACGGTTATTCAGCATATTTACGATACGCACTTTGCGGGAGTGGAGCAAGTAGAGAAGTGGATCGCACGCTGGGATGCTTTGGAATCCAAGCTGGATCCGCAGCGCTTCGCCCATGTGAAAGAGCGTTTGCTGGAGCAGCTTGAGAGCGCCAAGCACTGGCGGGATGTCATCAATACCTACTTCTACCGCAAATCGGGCATCAAGGATCAGCATAATAGAGTAATTTACTAG
- a CDS encoding S41 family peptidase, protein MFKGRTVTLLVLVAMVVSSLLTVTLTGQWSLAGSGQLSSGLFADIGGQPKSDIKKIETALDLVTKNYVEKVDRSKLVDGAINGMMNALDDPFSSYMAGATAQQFSEQIEGSFTGIGAEVSTENGNVVVVSPIKGSPAEKAGIKPKDILLSVNGESFEGLTLNEAVAKIRGPKGTEAKIKVKRAGVAEALEFTIVRADIALETVYARMEKDHVGVIEITEFSMNTANRFKKELEALEQQGMKGLVIDVRNNPGGVLPIVIEMSELFVPKGKGIVQVENKNGRRDATLSEGSGKPYPIVVVTNKGSASASEILAGALQESAGAKLVGEPTYGKGTVQSSYSQEMGDGSMLKITIAKWLTPNGEWIHKKGIQPDISVSQPDYFSVAPINKEKTFKFDTLGEDVKSAQVMLKGLGYDPGRVDGYFDKNTERALKKFQSDQGIRADGELDAKTAEKLESKLIELIRDPKNDAQLNRALEEIRKEITQAASKP, encoded by the coding sequence ATGTTCAAAGGACGCACAGTTACTTTACTCGTATTGGTTGCTATGGTGGTTAGTAGTCTTCTCACCGTGACTTTGACGGGCCAATGGAGCTTGGCTGGCTCGGGACAGCTGTCCAGTGGATTGTTTGCGGATATTGGCGGACAGCCGAAGAGCGATATTAAGAAAATCGAGACGGCGCTTGATCTGGTAACTAAGAACTATGTGGAAAAGGTGGATCGCAGCAAGCTCGTGGACGGCGCCATCAATGGCATGATGAATGCGCTGGATGATCCCTTCTCTTCATATATGGCCGGGGCAACGGCTCAGCAATTTTCCGAACAAATCGAAGGGTCTTTTACGGGAATCGGCGCGGAGGTATCGACGGAGAACGGCAATGTCGTCGTCGTGTCGCCCATCAAGGGTTCTCCGGCGGAGAAGGCCGGCATCAAGCCGAAGGACATTTTATTGTCCGTGAACGGCGAATCGTTTGAAGGTCTTACCTTGAATGAGGCCGTAGCCAAAATCCGCGGCCCTAAAGGAACGGAAGCCAAAATCAAAGTGAAGCGTGCCGGAGTAGCGGAAGCTCTGGAATTTACGATTGTACGCGCCGATATCGCTCTGGAAACGGTGTATGCCCGGATGGAGAAGGATCATGTCGGGGTTATTGAAATTACGGAGTTCTCGATGAATACGGCGAACCGCTTCAAGAAAGAACTGGAGGCATTGGAACAGCAGGGGATGAAAGGTCTGGTCATTGACGTGCGGAATAATCCGGGCGGTGTGCTGCCGATCGTCATCGAAATGTCGGAGCTGTTTGTGCCAAAAGGCAAAGGAATCGTTCAGGTAGAAAATAAGAACGGGCGCCGTGACGCCACATTATCAGAAGGCTCAGGCAAACCTTATCCGATCGTCGTAGTAACGAATAAAGGCAGTGCCAGCGCCTCGGAGATTTTGGCGGGTGCGCTGCAGGAATCAGCGGGAGCGAAGCTGGTCGGGGAACCGACTTATGGCAAAGGCACTGTCCAGTCGAGCTACTCCCAGGAGATGGGCGACGGCAGCATGCTCAAAATCACGATCGCCAAGTGGCTGACGCCAAACGGAGAGTGGATTCACAAGAAAGGAATCCAGCCGGATATCAGCGTATCCCAGCCGGATTACTTCTCGGTAGCTCCAATTAACAAAGAGAAGACTTTCAAATTCGATACGCTCGGTGAAGATGTGAAGAGCGCGCAAGTCATGCTCAAAGGGCTCGGGTACGATCCGGGCCGGGTAGATGGCTATTTTGACAAGAATACGGAGCGTGCGCTGAAGAAGTTCCAAAGCGACCAAGGAATCCGCGCGGATGGCGAATTGGATGCCAAGACAGCTGAGAAGCTGGAAAGCAAGTTGATTGAGCTGATCCGCGATCCGAAGAATGATGCACAATTGAACCGTGCCCTGGAGGAAATCCGGAAGGAAATAACCCAAGCGGCGTCGAAACCATAA
- the ftsX gene encoding permease-like cell division protein FtsX, which translates to MSFNTLLRHFREGSKNVFRNGWMSVASVTSIVVSLFILGVFILLVLNVNAFADDADSMVQIKTYLNSNVDDSMRQKLHNDIAAMEEVSKVTFISKAEGLKDFREQLGEEGKDLLEGYDENTNPIPDTLQVEVVEPTTVPFVASKIEQLNTKYPDEPIYKVRYGQGTTEKLFKITRAVRNIGFAFVAGLGLMAMFLISNTIRVTILARRREIGIMKLVGATNMFIRWPFFVEGALIGLIGSVITVGVLFFGYNQLAVSVKEDITLAFHLVSLDEVGFQIGVLLIGLGLLIGIWGSTVSIRRFLKV; encoded by the coding sequence ATGAGTTTTAACACCCTCCTTCGTCACTTCCGGGAAGGTTCGAAAAATGTTTTCCGCAACGGCTGGATGTCGGTAGCTTCCGTTACGTCCATCGTTGTGTCGTTATTTATTTTAGGCGTGTTCATTTTATTGGTGCTTAACGTTAATGCGTTCGCGGATGATGCGGACAGCATGGTGCAAATCAAGACGTACCTGAATTCCAACGTCGATGACAGCATGCGGCAGAAGCTGCATAACGATATCGCGGCGATGGAGGAAGTGAGCAAGGTTACCTTCATATCCAAGGCGGAGGGACTTAAGGACTTCCGCGAACAGCTCGGGGAAGAGGGCAAGGACTTGCTCGAGGGATATGACGAAAATACGAATCCAATTCCGGATACGCTGCAGGTAGAGGTCGTTGAACCAACGACGGTTCCGTTCGTCGCTTCCAAGATCGAGCAGCTTAACACGAAATATCCGGATGAACCGATATATAAAGTAAGATACGGGCAAGGAACGACGGAGAAGCTGTTCAAGATAACCCGCGCCGTCCGCAATATCGGCTTTGCCTTTGTTGCAGGCCTCGGCCTGATGGCCATGTTCCTGATTTCCAATACGATTCGCGTAACGATATTGGCCCGTCGCCGGGAAATCGGCATCATGAAGCTGGTGGGTGCGACGAATATGTTTATTCGTTGGCCGTTCTTTGTGGAGGGGGCGCTGATCGGGCTGATTGGCTCGGTCATTACCGTCGGCGTTCTGTTCTTCGGATACAACCAGCTGGCCGTTTCAGTCAAAGAGGACATCACATTGGCTTTCCATCTCGTTTCACTGGATGAGGTCGGATTCCAGATCGGGGTACTGTTGATCGGGCTGGGTCTGCTCATTGGAATATGGGGAAGCACAGTTTCTATACGCAGATTTCTTAAAGTGTAA
- a CDS encoding VanW family protein encodes MKRLHLVTILLSCVLLLWSVVFGTIFVYASRDTVPPGVSINGLDIGSLKRNKAVALVEEMILEMEQEKVVVTVQQTKVNTTWKELGVQYDASHFYDELDQLFEGSLWKRAKARWHFPKPWELHVNLDEKKLRRLFTPQWEQSRFGSPTDAVRLISQADKITYLPERSVSRIDWITFGAMIRQRSLKALHQESMPNERTRQAKQGLPVLEVPLYTLRPKVTLESLHQQGIERKITEFTTSLHGSGEGRRHNIEAAARTIDGMVLAPGETFDYEQVIETAEDKYGFREAPVIFGGRLVPGVGGGICQVSSTLYNAVILAGLDIVERRNHTLPVSYVAKGLDATFARGYINFRFKNTTGRHLLIHSQVKDDQLTVKLFGDAPGDITYDVESLTTQTIPAPTKYVANPSLAPGTEEKIIEGKPGYIVESYRITKISGKPVSKVKLSRDTYPPQPTVIAIAPENTGHTPAPSTPGSERTAPKLLLEDGVKGPSF; translated from the coding sequence ATGAAGAGATTGCACCTTGTAACTATTTTGCTTTCTTGCGTTCTGCTTCTGTGGTCTGTTGTCTTTGGAACTATATTTGTATATGCCAGCCGGGATACCGTGCCGCCCGGCGTCTCGATAAATGGATTGGACATCGGCAGTTTGAAACGGAACAAAGCCGTGGCTTTGGTAGAGGAAATGATCCTGGAAATGGAGCAGGAGAAGGTTGTCGTTACAGTACAGCAAACCAAAGTCAATACAACATGGAAAGAGCTTGGCGTGCAATATGACGCTTCCCATTTCTACGACGAGCTTGACCAATTGTTTGAAGGTTCTCTATGGAAACGGGCGAAGGCCAGGTGGCATTTCCCCAAGCCCTGGGAACTGCATGTAAATTTGGACGAAAAAAAATTGCGCAGGCTGTTTACGCCACAGTGGGAGCAGAGCCGTTTCGGCAGCCCTACCGATGCCGTGCGCCTCATTTCCCAAGCCGATAAAATCACGTATCTGCCAGAGCGCTCCGTCAGCCGGATCGATTGGATTACCTTTGGAGCCATGATTCGGCAGCGCAGTCTGAAGGCTCTGCACCAAGAGAGCATGCCCAATGAGAGAACCCGCCAGGCCAAGCAGGGGCTGCCCGTTCTTGAAGTACCGCTCTACACCCTCCGGCCCAAGGTGACCCTGGAGAGCCTGCACCAGCAGGGCATCGAGCGGAAGATCACCGAGTTCACGACCAGTCTGCACGGAAGCGGGGAAGGCCGGCGGCATAATATCGAAGCAGCGGCACGCACAATCGATGGGATGGTATTGGCTCCGGGGGAAACCTTTGATTACGAGCAGGTCATTGAGACTGCGGAGGACAAGTACGGCTTCCGGGAGGCCCCGGTCATTTTTGGCGGCAGGCTCGTTCCTGGTGTCGGAGGAGGCATTTGCCAAGTGTCCAGCACGCTCTACAATGCCGTTATTCTGGCCGGATTGGATATTGTGGAGAGACGCAATCACACGCTGCCCGTCAGCTACGTTGCTAAAGGTCTGGATGCCACGTTTGCGAGGGGATATATCAATTTCCGCTTCAAAAATACGACCGGGCGCCACCTCCTCATTCATTCCCAGGTGAAAGACGACCAGTTGACCGTTAAGCTGTTCGGCGATGCGCCGGGCGACATCACATATGATGTCGAATCCCTCACTACCCAGACGATTCCCGCCCCTACGAAATACGTTGCTAATCCCTCCCTTGCTCCCGGAACCGAAGAAAAGATTATCGAAGGCAAACCCGGCTATATTGTCGAATCCTACCGGATCACAAAAATTTCCGGCAAACCCGTAAGCAAAGTCAAGTTATCCCGAGATACCTATCCGCCTCAGCCGACCGTCATCGCCATTGCACCTGAAAACACGGGACACACTCCGGCACCATCAACGCCGGGCTCGGAACGCACGGCTCCAAAGCTCCTGCTGGAGGATGGCGTAAAGGGGCCAAGCTTTTAA
- a CDS encoding CynX/NimT family MFS transporter, producing the protein MPKTKNDAPVLSASEADARSSSDPDSSYNSGATPKPGNRPAERRIGAAALLITAILLTAATLRSPLTGVGSLIGEIQSGTGLSHTAAGMLTTLPLIAFSIFALAAPKLGWRFGMERTMFFCMIIMTTGILLRSMPNNPALFLGTALIGSAIAVCNVLLPGLIKRDFPHRIGLMTSLYTSSMNGWAAIASGISIPLSRNAGWRGALVYWVILSAATALAWIPQLRRSGDKSRGQGASSYRKTGAVWKSAIAWQVTIFMGFQSIMFYIGISWLPEILQEQGMAPGTAGWMLSLMQIVSMAGSFLMPLIASRTQSQKGLAAGSSALFLLGFGGVWLGSPALAPLFIMAIGLGCGTTFSLVILFFALRSRTADQAAGLSGMAQSLGYLLAAVGPTLFGFIHDQSGNWTVPLATITSLSLLTILFGYAAGRKGYIEVE; encoded by the coding sequence ATGCCAAAAACAAAAAACGACGCACCTGTATTATCAGCAAGTGAAGCTGACGCACGCTCTTCCTCCGACCCGGACTCCAGTTACAACTCTGGCGCAACCCCCAAGCCCGGCAACCGCCCAGCCGAACGACGGATTGGTGCAGCGGCCCTGCTGATAACAGCCATCCTGCTTACGGCAGCGACGCTGCGTTCGCCTCTGACCGGCGTCGGCTCGCTGATCGGGGAAATCCAGAGCGGTACGGGACTGAGCCATACCGCAGCAGGAATGCTGACCACGCTGCCGCTGATCGCCTTTTCTATTTTCGCCCTTGCTGCTCCTAAGCTGGGCTGGCGGTTCGGGATGGAACGCACCATGTTCTTTTGCATGATTATCATGACCACGGGAATCCTGCTGCGCTCCATGCCAAATAATCCGGCTCTGTTTCTCGGCACCGCACTGATCGGCAGCGCGATTGCCGTCTGCAACGTACTGCTGCCCGGCTTGATCAAACGCGATTTCCCCCATCGCATCGGCCTGATGACCAGCCTGTATACCTCATCCATGAATGGCTGGGCGGCCATCGCCTCAGGAATCAGCATCCCGCTCTCGCGAAACGCCGGATGGAGGGGCGCTCTCGTCTACTGGGTGATCCTGTCGGCCGCGACGGCATTGGCCTGGATTCCGCAGCTGCGCCGCAGCGGCGATAAGAGCAGAGGGCAAGGCGCGAGCTCCTACCGCAAGACGGGAGCCGTCTGGAAATCGGCCATTGCCTGGCAAGTAACGATCTTTATGGGCTTTCAATCGATCATGTTCTACATAGGTATTTCATGGCTGCCGGAAATTCTCCAGGAGCAGGGGATGGCTCCCGGAACAGCCGGCTGGATGCTCTCACTGATGCAAATCGTCAGTATGGCCGGCTCATTCCTGATGCCGCTCATCGCTTCAAGAACGCAAAGCCAGAAAGGACTAGCCGCCGGCTCTTCCGCGCTGTTCCTGCTCGGCTTCGGCGGAGTATGGCTCGGTTCCCCGGCTTTGGCCCCGCTGTTTATTATGGCAATCGGACTTGGCTGCGGCACCACCTTCAGCCTTGTCATCCTGTTCTTCGCACTGCGATCGCGAACCGCAGATCAGGCGGCCGGACTGTCCGGCATGGCGCAATCCCTCGGTTACCTGCTAGCCGCCGTCGGCCCGACCCTGTTCGGCTTCATTCACGACCAGAGCGGCAACTGGACGGTGCCGCTGGCGACGATTACCTCGCTGTCCCTGCTGACGATCCTCTTTGGATACGCCGCCGGGCGCAAAGGCTACATCGAAGTGGAATAA
- a CDS encoding murein hydrolase activator EnvC family protein — protein MKKWISVVVVVALAVIIFQPDNGYAKSKTINQIDKELKQLQEQAKKAKQQQEKAAQQKQEAQHYVNKNTNYLNEVLRQMDVVSAELAKISMQIHDTEENLRETAVKLSETETRIEERSGLLDSRVRLMYTDGAVSYLDVLLSSTSFTDFLERADSLQAIANQDQLLLKEHKQDKLLIEEQKAQLEQDYAKVKQLYADAEARRSELQQKEIEKQQLIAKYHAEIEESDDISEEQEKLLVELATKRAALEKEKNKLKAAQVYTYKKSSSSSSGGFKGNGGSMALPVSGARLSSNYGTRVHPITGTVKKHTGMDLAAPQGTEIRAAEGGVVIVAEWWSGYGNTVIIDHGDNVWTLYGHIRNGGIKVEKGDKVKRGQKIAEVGSTGNSTGPHLHFEVRINGSPVDPAPYL, from the coding sequence TTGAAAAAGTGGATTTCCGTTGTAGTCGTTGTCGCTTTAGCCGTTATTATCTTCCAGCCTGACAATGGGTATGCTAAGAGCAAAACAATAAACCAAATCGATAAAGAGCTGAAGCAGCTGCAGGAGCAGGCGAAGAAGGCCAAACAGCAGCAGGAAAAGGCCGCTCAGCAGAAGCAGGAAGCTCAGCATTATGTTAACAAGAACACGAATTATCTCAATGAAGTGCTTAGACAGATGGATGTCGTGAGCGCGGAGCTCGCCAAAATTTCCATGCAGATTCATGATACGGAGGAGAATCTCAGAGAGACGGCCGTCAAGCTGAGCGAGACGGAGACGCGGATTGAGGAGCGTTCCGGTCTGCTGGATTCCCGCGTGCGTTTGATGTATACCGACGGGGCGGTATCGTACCTCGATGTGCTGCTGTCATCGACCAGCTTCACGGATTTCCTGGAGCGGGCCGACTCGCTGCAGGCGATCGCGAATCAGGACCAGCTCTTGCTCAAGGAGCATAAGCAGGACAAGCTGCTGATTGAAGAGCAGAAGGCTCAACTGGAGCAGGATTATGCGAAGGTCAAGCAGTTGTATGCGGATGCGGAAGCCCGCAGAAGCGAGCTGCAGCAGAAGGAAATCGAGAAGCAGCAGCTGATTGCGAAGTATCATGCCGAGATCGAGGAATCGGATGATATCAGCGAAGAGCAGGAGAAGCTTCTCGTTGAGCTGGCCACGAAGCGCGCGGCTCTGGAGAAGGAGAAGAACAAGCTCAAGGCAGCGCAAGTGTACACTTATAAGAAGAGCTCCTCTTCCAGCTCCGGCGGATTTAAAGGAAACGGCGGCTCGATGGCGCTGCCGGTCAGCGGCGCACGCTTGTCTTCCAACTATGGCACCCGGGTTCACCCGATCACGGGGACAGTGAAGAAGCATACAGGAATGGATCTTGCGGCTCCGCAAGGGACGGAAATCCGGGCGGCTGAAGGCGGCGTGGTTATCGTTGCCGAATGGTGGAGCGGTTATGGCAATACGGTGATCATCGACCACGGCGACAACGTCTGGACGCTGTACGGTCATATCCGCAACGGCGGCATCAAGGTCGAGAAGGGCGATAAGGTCAAGCGCGGACAGAAGATTGCCGAGGTGGGCAGCACGGGCAATTCGACAGGACCCCATCTGCATTTCGAAGTGCGGATCAACGGCAGTCCTGTAGATCCAGCCCCTTATTTGTAG
- a CDS encoding response regulator transcription factor, translating into MWKIGIIDDDRVVLQGIRRAIPWDELNAEWAGEALNGEEGLEMIRSASPDIVITDLYMPVMNGLDMIEQLRQTGYAGKVIILSGYSDFEYARQALRLNVSDYLSKPVSVPTLKSVLGQAIADLEKQEEKRMRQDELLQKLRLYEPFVEKEWVKSAAAGTLQNSRLDTEIPTPYRHWADCDHTVLGIELVRDQRATKLSLPDWSLLRFAISNIICEVTQEAFASFEYTDLHTNRSVVIIHSDRTEPAGRLRQRLEQLGVRLIDCVQSYLKLKLRIGIGERKSSIREIGNSTEEAFRVIDLNPQPAVSGYDLYVFAQELHSEGTGTPIRPVKLYLELAGAIRTSQENQARKIILDYMTRLEKEEGITKSYVGMLAGELWGIIAFAFYEMGTVLDDIFSNDSITREIAELKRPSELAEWLGAKIGIVFSSREWGGNGKHRQAVDFMMEYIHEHYAEDITLAGLADKVYISRNYLSMIFKNITGETFNNYLTRVRIEKARELLMEKKALVYEVAEMVGYKNVPYFSTVFKKITGMNPTEIVK; encoded by the coding sequence ATGTGGAAGATTGGAATCATCGACGACGACCGTGTGGTGCTGCAGGGAATTCGGAGAGCGATACCTTGGGACGAGCTGAATGCAGAATGGGCGGGTGAGGCGCTGAACGGAGAAGAAGGGCTGGAGATGATTCGGTCGGCTTCGCCCGATATTGTGATTACGGATTTGTATATGCCCGTGATGAACGGGCTAGACATGATCGAGCAGCTGCGGCAAACCGGGTATGCGGGCAAAGTCATCATCCTCAGCGGATATTCGGATTTTGAATATGCCCGTCAGGCCCTGCGTCTGAACGTAAGTGATTACCTATCCAAGCCGGTCAGCGTTCCTACCTTGAAGTCCGTACTGGGCCAGGCCATTGCCGATCTCGAGAAACAGGAAGAGAAGCGCATGAGGCAGGATGAATTGCTGCAGAAGCTGCGTCTCTACGAGCCATTTGTCGAGAAGGAATGGGTTAAGTCGGCAGCGGCGGGCACCCTGCAGAACTCCCGTCTGGATACGGAGATTCCAACGCCATATCGTCATTGGGCCGACTGCGATCATACCGTTCTCGGCATTGAATTGGTCCGTGATCAGCGGGCAACGAAGCTGAGCTTGCCGGACTGGAGTCTCCTTCGCTTTGCAATCAGCAACATTATTTGCGAGGTAACCCAGGAGGCCTTTGCCTCCTTTGAATATACCGATTTGCATACGAACCGCTCCGTCGTCATCATTCACAGCGACCGTACGGAGCCAGCTGGGCGGCTGCGGCAGAGGCTGGAGCAGCTTGGCGTCCGCCTGATCGATTGCGTCCAGAGCTATTTGAAGCTGAAGCTCCGCATCGGAATTGGGGAGCGTAAGAGCAGCATCAGGGAGATCGGCAATTCGACGGAAGAAGCCTTCCGCGTCATTGATCTGAATCCCCAGCCCGCGGTTTCCGGTTATGATCTGTATGTCTTTGCGCAGGAGCTGCACAGCGAAGGCACAGGAACGCCAATCCGGCCCGTGAAGCTGTATTTGGAGCTGGCCGGAGCCATCCGGACATCGCAGGAGAATCAGGCGCGTAAAATTATTTTGGATTACATGACGCGCTTGGAGAAAGAAGAAGGCATCACGAAATCATACGTCGGCATGCTGGCAGGCGAGCTGTGGGGAATTATCGCCTTTGCTTTTTATGAAATGGGGACGGTGCTTGACGATATTTTCTCGAACGATTCCATCACTCGGGAAATCGCCGAATTGAAGCGTCCTTCCGAGCTGGCCGAATGGCTTGGCGCCAAGATCGGCATCGTGTTCAGCAGCCGCGAGTGGGGCGGCAACGGCAAGCACCGGCAGGCTGTCGACTTCATGATGGAATATATCCACGAGCACTATGCCGAGGATATTACGCTGGCCGGGCTGGCGGATAAAGTGTATATTTCGCGCAACTACCTGTCGATGATTTTCAAGAATATTACGGGTGAGACGTTTAACAATTATTTGACAAGAGTACGGATCGAGAAGGCCCGGGAGCTGTTGATGGAGAAGAAAGCATTGGTTTACGAAGTGGCGGAAATGGTCGGATACAAAAACGTTCCGTATTTCAGCACCGTGTTCAAGAAGATCACGGGGATGAACCCGACGGAAATCGTGAAATGA
- the ftsE gene encoding cell division ATP-binding protein FtsE, with the protein MIEMQDVYKTYPNGTHALRGVSVQIDRNEFVYVVGPSGAGKSTFMKLIYREEVPTKGQISVNGFNIGRLKQRKIPYVRRNIGVIFQDFRLLPKLTAYENVAFALEVIEAPKKVIKKRVMEVLDLVGLKNKANRDPSQLSGGEQQRVAIARAIVNNPSVIIADEPTGNLDPETSWGIMQLLDEINFRGTTIVMATHNKEIVNSMRKRVIAIEHGQIVRDEQRGEYGYEF; encoded by the coding sequence TTGATAGAGATGCAGGATGTTTATAAGACCTATCCGAATGGAACTCACGCCCTTCGCGGCGTCTCGGTTCAGATAGACCGCAATGAATTCGTATATGTCGTCGGTCCCTCTGGTGCAGGGAAATCGACTTTCATGAAGCTCATATATCGCGAGGAAGTACCCACGAAAGGACAAATTTCCGTCAACGGCTTTAATATCGGCAGGCTGAAACAGCGGAAAATCCCTTATGTCCGCCGCAATATCGGCGTGATTTTCCAGGATTTCCGGCTGCTGCCCAAGCTGACCGCTTACGAGAACGTAGCTTTTGCGCTGGAAGTCATCGAAGCGCCGAAGAAAGTCATCAAGAAGCGTGTGATGGAAGTGCTTGATCTCGTCGGGCTCAAGAACAAGGCGAACCGCGATCCGTCCCAGCTGTCGGGGGGAGAGCAGCAGCGTGTGGCCATCGCCAGGGCGATCGTCAACAATCCGTCCGTAATTATCGCGGACGAGCCTACCGGAAATCTCGACCCGGAGACTTCATGGGGGATTATGCAGCTGCTCGATGAGATAAATTTCAGGGGTACGACGATTGTGATGGCTACCCATAACAAAGAGATCGTGAACAGCATGCGGAAGCGCGTTATCGCTATCGAGCACGGGCAAATTGTTCGGGACGAACAGAGAGGGGAATATGGTTATGAGTTTTAA